One part of the Ornithodoros turicata isolate Travis chromosome 2, ASM3712646v1, whole genome shotgun sequence genome encodes these proteins:
- the LOC135384827 gene encoding uncharacterized protein LOC135384827: MYTVKEVKTSFVLRRLRQYRHFLLQTARICLEGSNGLKQFVRLLLDGGSQRSFVRRDVSLAVGCHSVGFEDLTIHTLGNKSARRTKYNSVQCTLHSQSSAHSVVINAIEYEHICSDGLPSVPSGISSQLKRMGLQLADEPSAPSSVISVLIGSDHYWKVVTGNTLRLSKDLVAVETLFGWTVQGAFRFRPANEVEVMRIGVQTEEPDRQIDLQLQAFWELEHLGIIDQQQSNDTDGTVLQEFRATAKLCGGRYVVRLPRDPGKGSLLGDNKALAVQRLQRITKKLLSDQAVMDEYDSTIRQYLTNDHAERMADPAVVSGPLYYMPHHAVIRRDRETTKVRIVFDASSKAPGCLSRNETLHAGPNLNPDVLELLLQFRAFRIAVTADVEKAFLQILLEEADRDSLRFLWYSTTPKNGEPLPSVETWRMTRVPFGAKSSPFLLAATIRHHLQSVETTYTPTASLLASHFYVDDLVVGLDTVEEALTLYHQARQILRAASMKLVKWTSNCAPLRSTFEADGTTSASDTSLKKVLGLVWDVDTDELRYSLKSISEFLEKRTDTKRCVLQTASRVYDPLGYIAPFVITIKILLQRIWLSKIQWDDRLPEDLMGTWLSWCQEVPLISRISIPRTLSDSASIAAASKTLHVFCDASPKAYGAVVYLVTERDKAHSEASLLLAKSRVAPVKHVSLPRLELMGAVIAARLLRCVRATLSMPEVEAVLWTDSEVALHWIHGSSQEWKPFVKNRVVDIQEITDSRQWRHCPGCDNPADLLTRGINCLRLLDDVCWWHGPSWLSNRANWPPLWYQSDMIVDEVRMEAKPATVCCAPLTTHSPLLDITDFGSLHRLLRVTAWTKRFLHNCSHTDKREGAVSAEELAAAETYWIHIAQRQRFGAKPTNHKSLKSTSVFYDDNNIIRLKGRLQYGEFSEPLKYPIIIPADHHFTALLVSSTHVRLLHAGVQETLADLRERYWVIRGRQVVRKVLHRCLVCRRERARACSEPTAPLPRDRVLPSPPFETVGTDYAGPLHFRSPEGDEAGRCYLLIFTCAITRAVHLELTKSMTAHDFLQAFQKFISRRGLPRTVYSDNFRTFKRAQRDLSLAALSQHPAVTGLLSSHRVTWKFIAERAAWWGGFWERLIRSIKTCLRKILGRSTLDYDALGTVIVQLEAVLNSRPLAYASEDPDDIAVITPAHFLVGKRLTALPSIPSQGLSTGNESTSEQLRRRWRYMERMTDLLRSRWIKEYILYLRSAHIYKPLASDTVKIGDIVLVSNEKSRVLWPLARVQDVRVSGDGCIRSCRLKLPDGHTINRPIQLLHKLEAG; the protein is encoded by the coding sequence ATGTACACTGTAAAAGAAGTTAAGACGTCCTTCGTCCTTCGTCGGCTGCGTCAGTACAGACACTTTCTGCTACAGACAGCCCGCATCTGCCTCGAGGGCTCCAACGGCCTCAAGCAATTCGTCCGCCTTTTGCTGGATGGAGGAAGCCAGCGAAGCTTTGTTCGGCGTGACGTTTCACTGGCCGTCGGATGTCACTCGGTAGGCTTCGAGGATTTAACCATCCACACCTTGGGCAACAAAAGCGCCCGCCGCACAAAGTACAACAGCGTtcagtgcacactgcacagccAATCTTCTGCACATAGTGTGGTAATCAACGCCATCGAGTACGAGCACATCTGTTCCGATGGGCTTCCATCCGTGCCATCCGGCATATCCAGTCAACTCAAGAGAATGGGGCTCCAGTTAGCAGATGAGCCTTCGGCCCCTTCCAGCGTCATCTCCGTTCTAATTGGATCCGATCACTACTGGAAGGTCGTCACCGGAAACACCCTGCGATTGTCGAAAGACCTGGTAGCAGTAGAAACCTTGTTCGGGTGGACGGTGCAGGGCGCTTTTCGCTTCAGACCCGCGAATGAGGTAGAAGTGATGAGGATTGGCGTGCAAACAGAGGAACCGGACCGACAGATTGATCTGCAGTTGCAAGCATTTTGGGAGCTAGAACACCTCGGCATTATTGATCAGCAGCAATCCAACGATACAGATGGCACTGTCCTTCAAGAATTTCGTGCGACTGCCAAGCTGTGCGGCGGTCGATATGTTGTGCGGCTCCCAAGGGATCCGGGCAAAGGCTCCTTACTGGGTGACAACAAGGCCCTAGCGGTACAAAGACTCCAAAGGATAACGAAGAAATTGCTCTCCGACCAAGCAGTTATGGATGAGTACGACTCAACGATACGACAGTACCTGACGAACGATCATGCCGAGCGAATGGCTGACCCCGCCGTTGTTTCAGGACCACTGTACTACATGCCTCACCATGCAGTCATTCGTAGGGACCGAGAGACAACGAAGGTTCGGATAGTGTTCGATGCCTCATCAAAGGCTCCCGGTTGTCTCTCGCGCAACGAAACGCTTCATGCAGGGCCAAACTTGAACCCTGACGTCCTGGAACTCCTCCTACAATTTCGAGCCTTTCGAATTGCTGTAACAGCGGACGTTGAAAAAGCTTTTCTGCAGATCCTGTTGGAAGAGGCTGACAGAGATTCGTTACGCTTCCTTTGGTATTCGACGACTCCAAAGAACGGCGAACCTTTACCGTCAGTTGAGACTTGGAGGATGACGCGTGTCCCTTTCGGTGCCAAGTCGAGCCCATTTCTACTAGCAGCCACCATACGTCATCACTTACAGTCCGTAGAGACAACGTATACTCCGACTGCTTCGCTACTTGCGTCACACTTTTACGTCGACGACCTAGTCGTCGGATTGGACACTGTTGAAGAGGCGCTAACGCTATACCATCAGGCACGACAGATCCTTCGAGCGGCCAGTATGAAGCTTGTAAAGTGGACCAGCAACTGCGCACCGTTACGCAGTACCTTCGAAGCGGATGGGACAACGTCCGCCTCGGATACATCGCTGAAGAAGGTGTTAGGGCTCGTCTGGGACGTCGACACTGACGAGTTGCGTTATTCCCTGAAGTCAATCTCCGAGTTTCTTGAAAAGAGGACCGACACTAAACGTTGCGTACTGCAGACGGCATCGCGTGTGTACGATCCACTGGGCTACATAGCGCCGTTTGTGATTACGATCAAGATTTTACTGCAGCGCATCTGGCTTTCCAAAATACAATGGGATGATCGTCTCCCCGAAGATCTGATGGGAACGTGGCTGTCTTGGTGCCAGGAAGTTCCGCTGATCTCTCGAATTTCGATACCTCGGACGCTATCGGACTCTGCATCAATTGCCGCAGCATCCAAAACGCTGCACGTGTTTTGCGATGCTAGCCCCAAAGCGTATGGCGCTGTTGTTTATCTAGTGACCGAACGAGACAAGGCACACTCCGAGGCGAGCCTTCTGCTAGCTAAGAGCAGAGTTGCTCCTGTGAAGCATGTTTCTCTACCCAGACTAGAGCTCATGGGTGCTGTCATTGCCGCACGACTGCTCAGGTGCGTCAGAGCCACGCTATCCATGCCCGAGGTAGAAGCAGTTTTGTGGACTGACTCTGAAGTCGCACTACATTGGATTCATGGGTCATCACAGGAATGGAAACCATTTGTTAAGAACCGAGTAGTCGACATACAGGAGATCACAGATTCACGGCAGTGGAGACACTGTCCTGGTTGCGACAATCCCGCGGACCTGCTTACCAGAGGCATAAATTGTCTTCGTTTGCTGGATGATGTCTGCTGGTGGCACGGCCCATCGTGGCTTTCTAATCGAGCCAACTGGCCTCCCCTGTGGTACCAATCTGACATGATCGTCGACGAAGTTCGGATGGAAGCGAAGCCGGCTACGGTCTGCTGTGCGCCACTCACGACGCACAGTCCCCTTCTCGATATTACGGACTTCGGTTCGCTGCATCGGCTGCTTCGAGTGACAGCATGGACGAAGCGATTTCTCCATAACTGCAGCCACACGGATAAAAGGGAAGGGGCGGTGAGTGCTGAAGAATTGGCCGCGGCCGAGACCTACTGGATACATATTGCCCAGCGCCAGCGTTTCGGTGCGAAGCCAACCAATCACAAGTCACTAAAGAGCACTTCGGTTTTCTACGACGACAACAACATCATTCGTCTGAAAGGACGCCTGCAATACGGCGAGTTTTCCGAACCCTTAAAGTATCCGATCATCATTCCCGCAGACCACCACTTCACTGCCTTGCTGGTGTCGTCTACCCACGTCAGACTTCTTCACGCTGGCGTTCAGGAAACCTTGGCGGACTTACGTGAGCGTTATTGGGTAATACGTGGCCGCCAGGTTGTGAGGAAGGTCCTGCACCGCTGTCTTGTTTGCCGACGAGAGAGGGCACGAGCCTGCTCGGAACCTACTGCACCACTTCCGAGGGATCGGGTGCTTCCTTCGCCACCGTTCGAGACAGTGGGCACCGACTATGCCGGCCCTCTGCATTTCCGATCACCCGAGGGAGATGAAGCCGGCAGGTGTTACCTGTTGATATTCACCTGTGCCATCACGAGAGCCGTTCACCTTGAACTCACGAAGTCAATGACGGCGCACGACTTTCTACAAGCCTTCCAGAAATTTATATCTCGCCGAGGACTTCCACGAACGGTGTATTCCGACAATTTTCGGACGTTCAAGCGAGCGCAACGGGATCTAAGCCTGGCAGCGCTCTCTCAGCATCCAGCGGTGACCGGATTACTTTCTTCCCACCGGGTCACCTGGAAGTTCATTGCGGAAAGGGCAGCCTGGTGGGGGGGATTTTGGGAGCGCCTCATCCGCAGCATCAAGACATGCCTGCGCAAAATACTAGGAAGAAGCACGCTCGACTACGACGCCCTAGGAACAGTTATCGTGCAGCTTGAGGCAGTCCTTAACTCCCGGCCCCTGGCATACGCATCGGAAGATCCAGATGACATTGCCGTCATCACACCCGCTCACTTTCTGGTAGGCAAGAGGCTCACCGCTCTGCCATCAATTCCGTCGCAAGGGCTATCCACTGGGAACGAGTCGACCTCCGAGCAACTGAGACGGCGCTGGAGGTACATGGAGAGAATGACCGACTTACTGCGTAGCAGGTGGATCAAGGAGTACATTTTGTACTTGAGATCCGCACATATTTACAAACCTCTCGCCTCTGACACTGTGAAGATAGGAGACATTGTCCTTGTCTCTAACGAGAAGTCCCGCGTGCTATGGCCCCTTGCCAGAGTCCAAGACGTGAGGGTCAGCGGAGACGGATGTATCCGCTCATGCAGGCTGAAGCTGCCTGACGGTCACACCATAAATCGACCAATCCAGCTGCTCCACAAACTAGAAGCAGGCTAG